The Symbiobacterium terraclitae genomic interval TTCCCCTACAACCCCGTGCAGGGCGTGTTCCCCTTCGAGGAGACCCACGGCATCGACATCGGCGATCTGTCGGTGATCCCGCACTCCATCCACCGCAGCTACGCGATCATCGCCGCGGCCGTGGAGGACCTGCTCCGGCGCGGCATCGTCCCCATCGGGCTCGGCGGCGACCACTCGGTCACCCTGGCCACGCTGCGCGCCGCGCACCGGGTGCACGGCCCGCTGGCCCTCATCCACATGGACAGCCACACCGACACCTGGGACACCTACTACGGTGAGAAGTACTGGCACGGCTCGCCCTTCATCCGCGCAGCGGAGGAAGGGCTGGTGGATCCCGCGAAGGTCTTCCAGATCGGGATCCGCGGCACCCTGAACCACCCGGGCGACATCTCCGCCAGCTTGGACCTGGGCTACAACGTGATCACCATGCGGGAGCTGCGCCAGCGGGGCATGGCGGCGGTCGTGGCCGAGGTGAAGGAGCGCATCGGGCAGAGCCCCTGCTTCCTCTCCTTCGACATCGACTTCGTCGATCCCGCCTTCGCCCCCGGCACCGGCACGCCGGAGGTGGGCGGCTACACGTCGCACGAGACGCTGGAGCTGGTGCGCAGCCTCACCGGGCTGAACTACGTCGGCTTCGACGTGGTGGAGGTGCTGCCCAGCCACGACCCGGCGCAAATCACGGCCCTCTTGGCCGCCACGCTGGTGCACGAGTTTGCCGCCCACGTGGCCCTGAACCTCAGGGCGCGGGGCGAGGCGCTGCCGGTGCCCGAGCTTCAGGCGGCCGCTCCGGCCTCCCGCTAGTCGAACAGCTTCCGGAGTTCGCCGTAGCCCTCCTTCTCCAGGTCCTCCTTGGGGATGAAGCGGAGGGCGGCGGAGTTGATGCAGTAGCGCAGTCCGGTCGGCGCCGGGCCGTCGGGGAAGACGTGGCCCAGGTGCGAGTCCGCACCCCGGCTGCGCACCTCGGTGCGGATCATGCCGTGGCTGAAGTCCGGCAGCTCCCTAATGTTCTCGGGCAACAGCGGCCGGGTGAAGCTGGGCCAGCCGCAGCCGGCGTCGAACTTGTCCTTGGAGCTGAAGAGCGGTTCGCCCGAGACCACGTCCACGTAGATGCCCTCCGCCGTGTGGTTCCAGTACTCCCCGGTGAAGGGGGGCTCGGTGGCGCCGTTCTGCGTGACCTCGTACTGGATGGGCGTCAGCCGCCGGCGCAACTCCGCATCCCGGTCTCGGTCGCGCCAGTGCTTCCGGATGAACGCGTCGCGGCCCGAGGCGATGCGGTAGCGCTGGTAGTGGACCGGGTTCTTCTTGTGGTAGTTCTGGTGATACTCCTCGGCCGGGTAGAAGGGGCCGGCGGGCAGGATCAGGGTCGCAATCGGCCTGTCGAACCGCCCGCTGGCCTCAAGCGCGGCTTTGGAGGCCTCCGCCAGGCGGCGCTGCTCCTCGTTGTGGTAGAAGATGGCCGTACGGTAGGAGTCGCCCCGGTCGTGGAACTGGCCCCCGGGGTCGGTGGGGTCGATCTGTTGCCAGAAGATGTCGAGCAGCCGCTCGTAGGGGAACACGGCGGGGTCGAAGGTGATCTGCACCGCCTCGAAGTGGCCGGTGGTACCGGCGCAGACCTCCTCGTAGGTGGGGTTTGCCTTGTGGCCCCCGGTATATCCTGAAACCACCTTGTGGATCCCGGGCTGCTCCTCGAAGGGGCTGACCATGCACCAAAAGCAGCCGCCTGCAAAGGTGGCCAACTGGTACCTTTCCTCTCCCATGGTGGATTCCCTCCCTGCTCTTCTGGACGATACGTGCCGCCTGCGCGGTACTCCAGGTGACAGCCTTCCCCAAAAGAGGAGGAGACCCTCGCTCAGTCGCCCAGGCGCGTTTCCCCCTGTGCAGGAAACCCGGCCTGATGGTCGAAGTGAAGGAATTTGCGGAAAAGCCGGGCATGCCGGGTTGACGATGCGAGTGAAGGTCGAGGGGGATACGATGGAGCGCGGGCCGGCACTGGTCCGAACCCCTCATCGACAGGGGTTCGGTGCCCGTCCGCAGGGCCGCGGGGATAATTCGCCCGAGCCATTACTGGATACAGTGGCAGGACGAGCATGGCGCGGTGCGGAGCCAGTCGCTGGATCCCATGGATTCGGGCCTCTACAGGGGCCACCGCGTCTTCGCAACCGATGACGGCCGCCGACTTCTGGTGGCCTTGTTGGAGAGCGTCGTCGCCCGCAACTCCGTCAGCGTCTGGGTGTGGGAGCTGGATGGGGATGAGTGGCGCCCGCTCGCCGGCGCCTTCGCGGGCACGGGGGACCGGGAGGTGCTTCCGGGGCTGTTCGTGGCGGAGGAAGCCGGTGGCGGGCTGAGAGCCAGCCAGGTCTCAGACTTGCCGGCGAGTCCGCCGCCCTATGTGGGATTCCATGCGTCCCTGACCCGTCCGCACTTCGTCCTTTGCGCGCTGAACGATCTCGGTCACACCAGCGACTGCAACAAGGCGCTGTGGACGGGCAGCCGCTTCGAGTTGGAGTCGAAGGAGTCCTGGGGCACGGCCGTGCGCCCCGTGGAGTGTGCACAGCTGACCCTCGCCGGCGAGGCGGGTCTCTGGAGCGGGAACCTCGATTGGGCGCTCGGCCGCCTCGGGACGCCGGCCGACCAGGCCGTCGACGGCCACAGGACCGACTGGCAGTACCCGGAACGGGGTCTGACCACGGCAGACCCGCCGAACGGCCCGATGGCGAGCTGGTGTGGTCGTACGGGGAGTGCCTGGTGGAACTCTCGGCCACGGTCT includes:
- the speB gene encoding agmatinase encodes the protein MQYPLSPDVKPEFCTTGSFMRLPSSREGARLAILGMPFDTAASFRVGARFGPQAIRQASMLLFPYNPVQGVFPFEETHGIDIGDLSVIPHSIHRSYAIIAAAVEDLLRRGIVPIGLGGDHSVTLATLRAAHRVHGPLALIHMDSHTDTWDTYYGEKYWHGSPFIRAAEEGLVDPAKVFQIGIRGTLNHPGDISASLDLGYNVITMRELRQRGMAAVVAEVKERIGQSPCFLSFDIDFVDPAFAPGTGTPEVGGYTSHETLELVRSLTGLNYVGFDVVEVLPSHDPAQITALLAATLVHEFAAHVALNLRARGEALPVPELQAAAPASR
- the msrA gene encoding peptide-methionine (S)-S-oxide reductase MsrA, yielding MGEERYQLATFAGGCFWCMVSPFEEQPGIHKVVSGYTGGHKANPTYEEVCAGTTGHFEAVQITFDPAVFPYERLLDIFWQQIDPTDPGGQFHDRGDSYRTAIFYHNEEQRRLAEASKAALEASGRFDRPIATLILPAGPFYPAEEYHQNYHKKNPVHYQRYRIASGRDAFIRKHWRDRDRDAELRRRLTPIQYEVTQNGATEPPFTGEYWNHTAEGIYVDVVSGEPLFSSKDKFDAGCGWPSFTRPLLPENIRELPDFSHGMIRTEVRSRGADSHLGHVFPDGPAPTGLRYCINSAALRFIPKEDLEKEGYGELRKLFD